Within Phaenicophaeus curvirostris isolate KB17595 chromosome 7, BPBGC_Pcur_1.0, whole genome shotgun sequence, the genomic segment TGGGAATACATTAGTGCAGCAGGGATGAGCACACACTAGTTCTTTTCTTCATCAGAATTCTGGTGCACAGACCAGTGTCAGCTGGTGTCAGCTACCTGCCTACACAACAGAAACATGCAGTTCTGCCTGTCCTCCAGAACCCACCACCTCTCAATCCTTTCTGGTACACCAGCAATCTTTTTGGCAACTGGCCCTTATTCTCAATGGCAagcatattcttttttaaatacagtcaCTTTAAATTAAGTTTCATGCCtcaaaattaaacataaaaaagcTGCAGAACAAACAATTGCCCTGTTCTGCATTATGCAGTTTTTcccaaattaaaaccaaactgGCAGTGTTTGTAGATCATGACAGGCTGAACCTGTGTTACTTCATTACGGAAAAATCAACTGCTTGAATAAGAGATGGAAAGCATTTACCTCTGCTGACACAAGTTCTTCCAGGAGGTCAAGTTTACGCTGAGACAGCAGCTTTGAAACAAGAGAAAAGGcctatacaaaaaaaaataaaaaagagagagagaaatacatGAACAAGTAACATCAAGTTGGCttacttttcagaaaaatccaCCATTATTTGACAGGCTACCTAATTATTCCATGATTGAAGATGTCTGCAGAGTATATCACCACTGAAATGAAAGCCCTCCAGCATCAGAAAAGTGTTTCCATGAACACAAGGTTTCTTTTCAGTCTCTTATTTGAATCAGCAAACCTCTTGATAACAGGCACGTGAATGCATAGCTTGTTACAAAGAAGCCTTACAGTAACCAATAGAAGTTGTTTCTACTCTTTTTCATAATCCAGTCCATGTCTTTCcctgtaaatattttgttcCCCTACCCTTCTTCCCAGCTCATCCCCTGGTTTCAGTCAAAACAGAAGCTCTAGTTTATAGTTCTGCTTTTGCCCCTACACTTCATGAAACTCAaatcccctttccccctcaatTTTGCAGGCATAGTTACTGACACTAATGCCTCTACATATTCAAATAGTGTACTTGTGAAAGGCTGACAGAGCGCTTAGCAATctacagcaaataaaaacaaacaaacaaaaaaccccagggAAGGTAAAACAGGTGGTTCTGTATGCAGCAACTCATCTGgtgtatggattttttttgtctctcttgAATTATACTACGCATTTTAACATTCTGTCCCTTATCATCTGATTTTGAGCtagttttttgtttcatttaaaactaaATACAATAACTGAAGCTCCACAGCAGGTAACTGTGTAATTTGTAGCTTTGAAACTGCTACCTCTTTGACACATTGTATTGACAAAGCTTAGGGAGTTCTTAATTTTGGAGGAACAAAGGGGCACCAGCTCCACACTTGCCTAAGCTGTCATTTTAGGAAAACCAGCTGAGAAGGCACACTTCCCATAAAGTCTTTAAAACACGTGGAAACACCTTCCCTCATTCTGCTTTGGGAGACGGCTGAACAGGCTCATTTTAATTCTGGAATCTgggaaaagaagacaagagGAGCCTAATGAAGAGCACGCCTCCGATCATTCTTGATTCCTTCAGCAGTGAGGTGCCTGGAGCCCACAGAGGCGACTCCCCACCCGTATCACACAGGGGGTTCAGGGAGCCAGGGGAACATGGCACTGCCATGCCCACAGGTGACACAAGGCCCCGGCACTGGCAGCCGCGGGGCAGGGGACTCAGCTGGGCAGCCACAGGGCACGGCGCGGTGGGCAGAAGCCTCCATTCCTTTGGACCCCTCTCTCATTCCCTCAGGCCCCTCtctcacagaaccacagaaacaTCCTGAGTTGCAAGgcacccacaaggatcatcgagcccaaccccTGTCCCTGCATAACAGCAACATTCGCACGAACGACCCGAGCTGGAAGGGACACACAAGGTCCATAGAGTCCCACTCGAGTCCTTGTATACAACAAGGCCAACACTCAGACCACGTGTCTGAGGGCTGATAGGGAAAACGCCgtcaaataaactctctaaggcTCGTTTTGAAGTTTTGGAAAGCGAGCATCAGCCTGGGCAATGGGAGGGAGTGATCCCCACCGATCGCGTGCAGCCAGACAGGAGCCGGGACAGGACGGATCTCCCGCTTCTAGGCACGTGGATACATTTTCCCAGAAGTCTCGTGCACGTTCTATCACTtcccaaggactaattttaagtGTCATTATGAACCTCACAACAGTCGAGTCTGTGCTAATCTGGAGCTCCGGGGCCAgctctgaccttgcatttgagctGGGGGCAAGTCAGCAAAGGGAGGGGATCCCAGGGATCACACAGACGGGACCGAACACCGGGCGGCGTCGCCTCCAAACACCGAGAAGGCTCCGCCACAAGCACCGCCTGAAAGCGACCGCGCGGCCACGGGGCCGCCCCGCCCGGCTCGCCGGGAACACGGTTACTCGGTGACCCTCGGCTCTACTTCAGACCGAGAGGGAAACGCTGCGGTGAGGCCCGCGGGGAGCCCACCTGCTTGGCGCCGCGCGTGAACTCGTCGCCGCTGAATTCGCGGTCGAAGTAGAGGCGGATGAGGAGGTGGCAGAAGCGGGTGCGGAGCCAGCCGAGGGGGCTGCCGATCCTCACCACCAGCACCCGCCGCGGCGGGGCCTCCCCCGGGCCCTGCGGCCGCTGCCCGGAGCCGCCCGACAggcgcgcggcggggccgggtcGGGCCGGGGGGAGCCGCGGCGCCGCCAGCACCGACAGGCAGAGCGCGCGGGACGGGAACGCGCGCAGCGCCATGGCGGGAGCCGGGGAACGCGGCGGGAGCCGCCCCGGGAAGGGACCGGAACCCTTATACGCGGGCACCGCCGCCCCGGGAAGGGGCCGGAACGATTAAGCGCATGCACTGCCGTCCAGGAAGGCGCCGGAACTCTTATACGCGGTCACCGGCGCCCCAGGAAGGGACCGGAACCGTTAAGCGCGGGCACCGCCGCCCCGGGAAGGGGCCGGAACCCTTAAGCGCGGGCACCGCCGCCCCGGGAAGGGGCCGGAACCCTTAAGCGCGGGCACCGCCGCCCCGGGAAGGGGCCGGAACCCTTAAGCGCGGACACCGCCGCCCCGGGAACGGGTCGGAACGATTAAGCGTCGGCTCCGCCGCCCCGGGAAGGGGCCGGAACCTTTCAGCGCGGGCACCGCCGCCTcgggaagaatcatagaacaaccaggttggaagagacccaccggatcatcgagtccaaccattcctatcaaacactaaaccatgcccgtcagcacctcgtccacccgtgccttaaacacctccagggaaagggactcaaccacctccctgggcagcctgttccagtgaccaatgaccctttctgtgaagaattttttcctaatgtccagcctaaacctcccctggcggagcttgaggccattccctcttgtcctgttccctgtcacttggaagaagtgACCGGAAGGGACCGGAACGGTTAAGCGCGGGCACCGCCGCCCAGGGAAGGGCCGGAACGTTTCCGCTTCCGGCGCGGAATCGGCCATGGAGCAGCCGGTGGGGTCGGTTCTGCGGCTGAGCGGGGTCACCCGGGAGCGGTTCCTGCGCGACGTCTACACGCGGGTGCGGCGGGGACCGGGGACGgcgaggaggagggggagggggaggggaggccGAGGGTGGGGATGGGCTGGGGGCGGCGCCGGGGATTCGAGGGGCCGCCGCGGATCAAGAAGGGGCCGGGGCCGCGCGGCGGGGCCCGAGGGGCAGCGGGGAGGAGGGCGAAGATTGAGGGGGCGGCGAGATCGAGGCCGCTCGGCacggggcggcggggcccgaGGGGCAGCGGGAATCGGGACGGGGCGGTTGGGGCCGGGTCGCTGCCCCGTCTGGGTCGCGCAGGCGGTGTCGGggtggggcgggggggcagGCAGGCGGCGTCACCTCATCGCGGGACGTTTTTGGTTCCTTAGAGAAAGCCGGTGGTGCTGCAAGGACTGGAACTGGGTGCCTGCACGACCAAGTGGACGGCGGATTACTTGAGCCAAGCGGAGGGGTCTAAGGAAGTCAAGGTTCACGTTTCTGCGGTGCCGCAGATGGATTTCCTCAGTAAGAACTTTGTGTATAGGTACTACTTTCCAAGGCCTCTTGTATTTAATGGCGTGTGCTTGTAGCTGTCGGACATACAGTTACCTGTTCTGAGCTGAGAGCAAGAATAGGAAGATGCTCTGTGAAAGCTTTAAAGCTGTATCAAAGCGCTGTCCTGGATTTCCCCCTGTCCCTTCCACAAACACCCTGGATAAATACCACAGGGTGAAAGGAGAGACCAAGCAGTGCCTTAATAGTGATGGCATGAAGAGGTGCTATAGAGATATTTTGGCAGAGGACTCTTGTAGGAGGCTTGAGCCTGGCACTCACTggtgttaataaaaaaaatacacaccCCCTCACACACCCGCCCCTTGATACTAGATGATACACTATTTTGCCTTAATTCTGTGTTGTGCTTTCAGCAGTAATGAATCGTGTTCGTTTCTGTCTCGCTGTGTCTCTGAACCTCTTAGAGTGCTGGCATGTGGCAGGCATGCTGTTCCGCTCTTGAGAGATGTTACTAATTAAAACCAAGCTCCTCTCAGAGTTAGCATGTGCGGCTCTTGGGATGTTCAAACTACTGGGTATTGTGTGTTTCACCAACTCTTTAATGTTGATGTCACGTAAGCTCTTAATCTCCTCTGAAGTTCCTCTTATGTGGCTGCCAAAGCATTTCTTGAAAGTTCATCTCATTTCAGTCATTGTGTTGCTCTTACAGGgtaaatgcttttgttttgggTGTCATTTGTGTTCCCTAAGTGGGAACAAAACGTGTTCAGTTTGTTAAAGCTGTAAGACTGAAGCAGATGCTCTAAGTGTAAACAAGCTACAAGTCTTTATGAGCGGAGCCTGTtgtttagggggaaaaaaacacctttaaTCATGCTATGTTCTGCCCGCTACATAATGAGTTTCTGAATCTTTGGAGTTAGGTTCTACTTGAATGACTTTGCTGTATCGCTGTATTTCATTTTCCCcactctggtttgttttttttatgatgatgCCTCTTACTGTGAGTTGCCAGTGTGCTGGGTTTAGCAGGTTTATAAACAGCCACGTGGAGGCGCTCTGATGGTGCCTCATTGCGGCAGCTGTTAGGACTTGCACCTACATCGCTTGAAATTCAGGAAGCTTTGACCCTTTCCACAGCAAGTCCCACATTCTAAAATGAAGGGAGAATAAGTAAAACTAAAAGAATAGAAATACCGAAAACTGAACATGCAGCTCCGTGATTTCAAACTGATGTGTGTGAGTAGAACTGCAAAACTTTTGTAAGTTGCACGTTCCTGCTGTGTCTTTAAGTTGGTTCTGGAACTCATTCAGCTGCATTGTGATGTGCTGCAGagtgtttttctgctgtttcagctTTGCTGGCTGGTTCACCGTGAGGTCAGGCGAGCGTCAGCGCTAGCGTAAGGGAGGAGATGGGATGATTTGGGTAGATGgcaagggcagagctgtggcaGCACCAGAATGCATCAGTTTGAGCTGTTGTGGAGCTGTGCTCTCACTTTCCTCAGCAGCAAGCGTAAATGGGCAGGATATAACAGTTCAACTGAAGTCAGAGGTCTagtttttccttgtttgtttttcattaacttCAGTAGTTATTGTATTTAACTATTACAAAcactccctcccctcttttccagTAAGGGTGGCCAAacaatggaacaggttgcccggagaggttgtggagtgtccatccttggagatgcaCAAACCCCAGCTGGGtgctgtcctgggcagccttcTGTTAGTTGGTCCTGCTCTTAGCAAGGGGACTGGACTGGAGGATCTCCAAAGGCGCCTTCCAGCCTCACCAATTACACAACTTTGTTTGGATCTGCACTGGGGCaatttaataaaacagagaGATTTGCACATGTAGGATTTCTGTCTTTGTAGAACTCCTCAAATATCTACTGCACACACTGATTAGTCAccatggtgaaaaaaaaaaaagcagcgtGTTGCATCTTCAGTTATACTAGGTATGGTAAGAGAGCTTATGGTTCTAAACCTGGTGTTTGGACCATGTGTAGTTTCATGATTCATTGTATAAACTTAAATATTTCTATCTCAGAACTCTGCCTTTTGATGTATTTGTACgaagagcagctgaagtcaaACACAAGGAGTACTTTCTTTCTGAGGTAATTTCCGTAAGAGTCCCAGTTTCTTCTGTTGGTTATTTTGCCAGTATATGGAGAGGGAAATGttgaattaaaattttaagtcTTACTCCAGTAAAGTATGTGATCTTAGATGTAGTTGTTTTGTGTGGCTTGGAGCCAAAGGAAAAATGTGGGGAGAAGTAATTTTTCTCATAAGTTCTTTGTATCATCCAGTGTGGTTAACTTCAGTGGTGCTGGTTTTGATAACAAAAACTGCTTATGTGATCAGAAATTCtaacataaaactgaaaaatcaaaccatGCTTTAGAATAATAACTGTATCATTTATGTGTTTTGCATGAAAATGTCATGAAGGTATTTTACAGTTTGACTACATTGGCTATCAAAATAGAAATACGGGTTTCTTGTAACATAATTTGTGAATAGGAAATGCGCAGCTATCTTTATGTGTCAGTGTTCAAGCTAGGGATTTGTCAGATAATTGTCACTAGGAAGCAGACAGTTTTGAACGTAGACATGCTTTTTACCTTTTATGCTACATAGAATGCTGTAGCCAGCATTTGAAGCCAGTTGAAATAACATCCTGCATCACTGTTGTGAAGAACCTGTCTGCACTTGCTTTGAATCCATTCAGTGACAGCAGTTGAAACACTTGACATCTCCCGCTTCGCTCTTCTATTCTCACTTAActtatttttcccatttcttgaGGTGAACAGCAGAGAGCAGGAAAGGCCGTATAACAGAATAGCCAGATTTGTAAATGCCGTTTATTTGTGCCATATTTTAATGAAACCCCGCATTAGATTAATGAGAAAATACAGGCTCTTTGTTTAAGTGTGTTGGGAATTGTtattggaaaaacaaaactaattttctttgtgttctCTTCAGGATGAAAAGTACTATTTACGATCAGTGGGTGAAGATGCTAGGAAGGTGAGTTAGTTGAGATCACGGTTCTAATATTGTAAAGTTGCAGTTcaagagtatttttaaaagcctattGCCATCCACTGGCTGTGTAGTACAGGCATACAACTTGTTTACAGTTAGTTGGGCTGCAAATCCGACTGGATTTAGTCAGAATATTTAAACCTGATTGTCTAAAATGGTTGCTGTTATACAGGAGCTTAGCTCCTCTCCCATTTATCTTCTGTTGTAAACTAATATAAAAGGATTTCTGATGATCTCTTGCTTCTGCAGGGTGATTTCTAGCTGTTTTGGTTCAAAGCAGCTCTCTGGCTGTTTGTAACATCACTGACCAAGTCCAGGCTGTGGGGGTGGCTGCTGGAAAGCATTTGCTGCAGCCAGTGCTGAGGTTGTGGACCTGTGTTTCATAGCATTGGAAATGATAGTGAAGTATTCCCTCTATTTTAATGTGCGTCTCATTCTCTaagagtatttttttgtttcaggatATTGCAGATATCAGGAAGCAGTTTCCTATTTTGGCAGAAGATGTTCTGATTCCAGAGTATTTTGAGAAGGAACGGTTCTTCTCTAGTGTCTTCCGTATCAGCTCAGCTGGATTACAGTTATGGACACATTATGATGTAGGTAATACATGTGTTTAGCATGAAATATTGCGGATGGCATCACGAAGCTGAGATATTAAAAATCTCAGATGTCGAGAAAAGATAAGTTAATGACAAATGTCACATGTTTTGAAATACTAAAATGAATCCCATTCAGCGGTACAGTAACTTTATATATATTGTATATTGTAATATATTACTGGTTTAATGCCTAATTCCGTACTTATAAGATTAAATGTTTGGTttgttcctttatttctttttactgttttgaGTTTCAGTTAAAAGTCTGAAACGTGGTAACTTTCAACATTTTCATCTTGAAgatgacctttttttttgttattattctaATGGCCAGATTGTTGCTAATTGTACAGTGATTTGGGTGATTTGGTCCGTTGCTGCAGTGCAGTGAATCCCAAATAAGATTGTCTTCTAACACTGTGCATTATAATTCtgaatagatttatttttaagaaaaatacaattagGAAAAAGAATCCTTTACCAATAGAGAGTCAGCAAAATGAGGTAGTGGTAACACTggaaaaagaattcaaaatatgggttttattacatttttctggtttatgtgtttgtgttttaagaTAAAACAACTTGATTCCTATTTAAGGAGAAACGCAAAGTTGTCAGAAAGCAGTTTGTCGGACAGCAGTGTTCTGTTTCCCAATAAACTGTTCGTCAAGAATGTGCAGCCAAGGGATATAGTAACTCAGGTTCTTGATTTTTTTAGATATGTGGAAGTTTTTTTAGCTAATTCTTAACATATGAAGGTTTTAGTAATTCCCTTTTTTGAGCTGATGGTACTTTAGATAAGTTGCAGTCTATGTATTAATTCTTAACTCTTGGCTGACATCTCTCATTCCAGGTAATGGACAATTTCTTAATCCAAGTAACGGGGAAAAAACGAATTGTTTTATATAGTCCTCAGGATGcactgtatttatatttatcaGGTATGTATGTTGCATACATCTAGTTTGGTGATCATAGTTTCCTTTCCAGCTCATGAGTGTtttactgcaggaaaaaaaaaaaaatcactaacaGGCAGCTTAGCGTAAAAGAAGTTATTTGGTCCCTTAACTCTGATGCCATTTGCTGTAGTCAAAGTGAAGTGTTTTAGTGGGGCAAGTTAGGGGATGTGCTAAGGAGCACAGGAGCTTCTCAGGGTTCTGTTTCCAGCACCCGTGGAGGAGTACAGCACTGTCtagttcaaaattattttctaaatgtgACATTTAGTGTCTTTTAGTGTTAAGGTTACAGGAGAAATACAGACAACAGAAGAATATGTCTCCAGTAAATCAGGAGTGCTGTCAGGTttatctgtttttcagaagagtTACAGGACAATAAACCACAATTAAATGTGATTCAAGGACTGCTATTTCCAGCATGTGATAATGCTTTGTTACTGTTTGGAAGAGTAGGAGTGTTCTATTCGTTACTTTTGGAAACTTTCCTAGGTACTAAATCAAAGGTGCTGGATGTGGATAACCCAGACTTGGAGAAATATCCCCTTTTTGTGAAAGCCACGCGTTATGAATGTTTTCTGGAAGCAGGAGATGTGTTATTTATTCCAGGTAAGTAACAAGTAGTTCCTGAGCACGTTGTGTCTTTGAACAGTTTTGTTTGCAATTTCTTGTTTCTAGGGATGGTAAGAG encodes:
- the TYW5 gene encoding tRNA wybutosine-synthesizing protein 5 isoform X2; this translates as MRRWQKRRKPVVLQGLELGACTTKWTADYLSQAEGSKEVKVHVSAVPQMDFLSKNFVYRTLPFDVFVRRAAEVKHKEYFLSEDEKYYLRSVGEDARKDIADIRKQFPILAEDVLIPEYFEKERFFSSVFRISSAGLQLWTHYDVMDNFLIQVTGKKRIVLYSPQDALYLYLSGTKSKVLDVDNPDLEKYPLFVKATRYECFLEAGDVLFIPALWFHNVLSEEFGVALNVFWKHLPADSYDKSDTYGNKDPTAASRAIQILDRALKTLEELPEEYRDFYARRMVLRIQEKAYRNDYG
- the TYW5 gene encoding tRNA wybutosine-synthesizing protein 5 isoform X1, whose protein sequence is MEQPVGSVLRLSGVTRERFLRDVYTRRKPVVLQGLELGACTTKWTADYLSQAEGSKEVKVHVSAVPQMDFLSKNFVYRTLPFDVFVRRAAEVKHKEYFLSEDEKYYLRSVGEDARKDIADIRKQFPILAEDVLIPEYFEKERFFSSVFRISSAGLQLWTHYDVMDNFLIQVTGKKRIVLYSPQDALYLYLSGTKSKVLDVDNPDLEKYPLFVKATRYECFLEAGDVLFIPALWFHNVLSEEFGVALNVFWKHLPADSYDKSDTYGNKDPTAASRAIQILDRALKTLEELPEEYRDFYARRMVLRIQEKAYRNDYG